Proteins from a single region of Candidatus Omnitrophota bacterium:
- a CDS encoding DUF1846 domain-containing protein, translating to MKKIGFDNDKYLKEQTEAILKRVNKFGSKLYLEFGGKLCFDYHAARVLPGYDPNVKLMLLQQLKDNADIVLCIYAGDIEKGRVRGDFGITYDAATFKLIDDLRKWGLDILSVVITRYSNQPTADIFKNKLERRGVKVYLHYPIPGYPADVDLIVSENGLGRNDYIESKKPIVVVTGPGPGSGKLATCLSQLYQEHRKGISAGYAKFETFPIWNLPLKHAVNVAYEAATADIQDFNLVDPFHLSIYKEAAINYNRDVESFPILKLILNKILDKAIDTPMYNSPTDMGVNRAGFGIIDDQVVQEAAKQELIRRYFRYNAEYVLGIEKKETVNRVSLLLEELGVKLTDRAVVEASRRASEEAEAKGKGNNGIFCGAAIELDDGRIITGKSSRLMNASGSLVLNAVKALASIPDEILLLSPHIIKQISILKESCLKIEPDPLDLEEILIALSISATTNHTAEIAMKKLSELRNTEVHLTHMPSPGDEVGLKRLGVNMTTDGNFSSRNLFVS from the coding sequence ATGAAAAAAATAGGATTTGATAACGATAAATACCTTAAAGAGCAGACCGAAGCCATATTAAAAAGGGTAAATAAATTCGGGAGTAAGCTTTATCTGGAATTCGGCGGAAAACTCTGTTTTGATTATCACGCTGCAAGGGTCCTTCCCGGCTATGATCCAAACGTAAAACTCATGCTGCTTCAACAGCTTAAAGATAACGCGGATATTGTATTATGTATTTATGCCGGGGATATAGAAAAGGGCCGCGTAAGAGGAGATTTCGGCATAACCTATGATGCCGCAACTTTTAAACTTATAGATGACCTGAGAAAGTGGGGCTTAGATATATTATCGGTTGTTATCACAAGGTATTCCAACCAACCCACAGCTGATATATTTAAAAATAAGCTGGAACGCAGAGGGGTAAAAGTTTACTTGCATTATCCTATTCCGGGGTATCCGGCTGATGTAGATTTAATCGTTAGTGAAAATGGCCTGGGCAGAAATGATTATATCGAATCAAAAAAGCCGATTGTCGTAGTTACCGGACCTGGGCCGGGCAGCGGGAAACTGGCAACCTGCCTATCTCAATTATATCAAGAGCATAGAAAAGGCATCAGCGCAGGTTACGCTAAATTCGAGACTTTCCCCATTTGGAACCTGCCGCTTAAGCACGCCGTAAATGTTGCTTATGAGGCAGCGACCGCGGATATACAGGATTTTAATCTGGTCGATCCTTTCCACCTCAGTATTTATAAGGAAGCCGCCATAAATTATAATCGTGACGTTGAAAGCTTCCCGATATTGAAACTGATATTGAACAAGATATTAGATAAGGCGATAGATACCCCGATGTATAATTCCCCTACTGATATGGGCGTTAATCGCGCAGGGTTCGGGATTATAGACGATCAAGTGGTGCAGGAGGCAGCTAAGCAGGAATTAATACGCAGGTATTTCAGATACAACGCAGAATATGTTTTGGGAATAGAGAAAAAAGAAACGGTAAACAGGGTGTCGCTTCTTCTGGAAGAGTTGGGGGTTAAGCTTACTGATAGAGCCGTTGTTGAGGCTTCGCGGAGGGCATCGGAAGAAGCCGAAGCAAAAGGCAAAGGTAACAACGGGATTTTCTGCGGCGCGGCAATAGAGCTGGATGACGGCAGGATTATAACTGGCAAGAGCTCCAGGCTTATGAATGCTTCAGGAAGCCTTGTTTTAAATGCGGTAAAGGCTTTAGCAAGTATCCCTGATGAGATATTATTGCTTTCACCACACATTATCAAACAGATTTCTATTTTAAAAGAAAGCTGTTTAAAGATAGAGCCGGACCCGTTAGATCTGGAGGAGATATTAATAGCTTTATCAATAAGCGCGACTACTAATCATACAGCCGAAATAGCTATGAAGAAATTAAGCGAATTAAGAAATACGGAGGTACATTTGACGCATATGCCTTCTCCCGGGGATGAGGTAGGGCTTAAAAGGCTTGGCGTGAACATGACTACCGACGGAAATTTTTCTTCGAGGAATTTATTTGTGAGTTGA